The genomic stretch GGCTGGCGAACATTGCGCAGGAGTCTGGCTTCCGGAACGTGCGCGAGGACCTGTACTACCGCGACCCCACGCGCATTGCGAACATCTTCCGCACGGCCTTCCAGGGCAGCGCGGCGGCGGCGCGGCCCTACATCAAGAACCCGGTGGCCCTGGCCAACCGCGCCTATGCGAACCGGCTGGGCAATGGCAGCGAAGCGAGCGGCGACGGGCACCGCTACCGGGGCGGCGGGTACATCCAGCTCACTGGGCGGTCGATGTACCGGGCCCACAGTCGCCCAGGTCTGAACCTGGAAGCCCACCCCGAACTGATCGAGGACCCTCAGCTCAGTGCCCGCGTGGCGGCCAGCTACTGGCAGCGCTGCGGCGCGAACGCGGCGGCCGATGCTGGC from Deinococcus multiflagellatus encodes the following:
- a CDS encoding glycoside hydrolase family 19 protein is translated as MITAAQLRRIRPGTAPADAEVAARVLSVAAAEHGITTRLRLAAWLANIAQESGFRNVREDLYYRDPTRIANIFRTAFQGSAAAARPYIKNPVALANRAYANRLGNGSEASGDGHRYRGGGYIQLTGRSMYRAHSRPGLNLEAHPELIEDPQLSARVAASYWQRCGANAAADAG